In one window of Notolabrus celidotus isolate fNotCel1 chromosome 15, fNotCel1.pri, whole genome shotgun sequence DNA:
- the LOC117826514 gene encoding solute carrier family 22 member 5-like isoform X1 has protein sequence MSAVQLMDFDESTAFLGDYGFFHVLMIVLLSLSAMPCGYMRVIVVFVSDTPEYHCKLSINSTRNGTDVERASSWSEPNSCSRDKVNGNGTETVTRNDTERCVDGWVFSTERYTSTIVSEWDLVCENAWKVPFSTSLYFVGVLIGSFISGHLSDRFGRKPVFFVTMFLQAAIALIQATSISWVMYCILNCMRGASHMSNYTSSIVLGSEMLSKSARVSYTLLGHSMGYGLGYALLPLLAYFIRGWRMLLVASAIPSLLFIPSWWVIPESPRWLLQKGRVEEAERVIRNAAKQNRVPAPEIIFRTEECLELMQKKDEKEQTYTYMDLFRTPNMRNVTILGLFLWVSVAMVFYGLSLNTSNLYGNVYLNCFLSALIDIGAYFTTWLMVNRAPRPTVLFSALMSCGILLLVIQLVPEDMPVMFQVLALVGKMGMSGAYSFIYVIFTELMPTVVRNMGFGIFTTAANIGTIISPYVIYSGVHSKILPYIIFGTISIVAAAVSILLPDTRNNKLPDHISQAKPIRNFSCQKKTPSPQSTETEGCKKEEQ, from the exons CTCGGATACACCCGAATACCACTGCAAGTTATCGATCAACTCCACGCGTAACGGCACGGATGTGGAGCGCGCAAGCAGCTGGAGTGAACCTAATAGCTGTTCCCGTGACAAAGTGAACGGAAACGGGACAGAGACGGTAACCAGAAATGACACAGAGCGATGTGTTGATGGATGGGTGTTTAGCACGGAGAGATATACATCTACTATTGTGTCTGAG TGGGATCTGGTGTGTGAAAATGCATGGAAGGTCCCTTTTTCCACCTCTTTGTACTTTGTAGGAGTCCTGATAGGATCCTTCATAAGTGGTCACCTCTCAGACAG ATTCGGCAGAAAGCCGGTGTTTTTTGTCACCATGTTCTTACAAGCAGCCATTGCGTTGATCCAGGCCACCTCCATCAGCTGGGTCATGTACTGTATTCTCAACTGTATGAGAGGAGCCAGCCATATGTCTAACTACACCTCATCAATTGTACTGG GCTCTGAGATGCTGAGCAAGTCTGCCCGGGTCAGCTACACTCTGCTGGGTCACAGTATGGGATATGGCCTCGGATACGCCTTGTTGCCGCTCCTTGCCTACTTCATACGAGGATGGAGGATGCTGCTGGTTGCTAGTGCCATTCCCAGCCTCCTATTTATTCCATCATGGTG GGTGATTCCTGAGTCTCCACGCTGGCTTTTGCAGAAGGGTCGGGTGGAGGAAGCTGAGCGTGTCATACGTAATGCTGCCAAACAGAACAGAGTCCCCGCCCCTGAGATCATATTCAGGACGGAAGAATGCTTGGAGCTAAtg caaaagaaagatgaaaaggAGCAGACATATACTTATATGGACCTGTTTCGCACCCCTAACATGAGGAATGTTACAATTCTAGGACTTTTCTTGTG GGTCTCTGTTGCCATGGTCTTCTACGGTCTCTCTCTCAATACAAGCAACCTGTATGGAAATGTTTACCTAAACTGCTTCCTCTCAGCACTCATCGACATTGGAGCATACTTTACCACGTGGCTGATGGTGAACCGTGCACCTCGTCCCACCGTCCTCTTTTCTGCTCTAATGTCTTGTGGCATCCTGCTCCTGGTCATCCAGCTGGTCCCTGAAG acATGCCTGTCATGTTCCAGGTGTTGGCCTTGGTGGGGAAGATGGGCATGTCTGGTGCTTACAGCTTCATTTATGTGATTTTCACTGAGCTGATGCCCACCGTGGTCAGGAACATGGGGTTCGGTATCTTCACCACTGCTGCAAACATTGGCACAATCATTAGTCCCTATGTGATCTACAGCG GTGTGCACAGCAAAATCCTACCATACATTATTTTTGGCACAATTAGCATTGTGGCTGCAGCTGTGAGCATCCTGCTTCCAGACACCAGGAACAACAAACTTCCAGACCATATCAGCCAAGCCAAACCCATCAGAAA ctTCAGCTGTCAGAAGAAAACTCCTTCACCCCAGTCAACTGAAACTGAAGGctgtaaaaaagaagaacaatag
- the LOC117826514 gene encoding solute carrier family 22 member 4-like isoform X2, which produces MSAVQLMDFDESTAFLGDYGFFHVLMIVLLSLSAMPCGYMRVIVVFVSDTPEYHCKLSINSTRNGTDVERASSWSEPNSCSRDKVNGNGTETWDLVCENAWKVPFSTSLYFVGVLIGSFISGHLSDRFGRKPVFFVTMFLQAAIALIQATSISWVMYCILNCMRGASHMSNYTSSIVLGSEMLSKSARVSYTLLGHSMGYGLGYALLPLLAYFIRGWRMLLVASAIPSLLFIPSWWVIPESPRWLLQKGRVEEAERVIRNAAKQNRVPAPEIIFRTEECLELMQKKDEKEQTYTYMDLFRTPNMRNVTILGLFLWVSVAMVFYGLSLNTSNLYGNVYLNCFLSALIDIGAYFTTWLMVNRAPRPTVLFSALMSCGILLLVIQLVPEDMPVMFQVLALVGKMGMSGAYSFIYVIFTELMPTVVRNMGFGIFTTAANIGTIISPYVIYSGVHSKILPYIIFGTISIVAAAVSILLPDTRNNKLPDHISQAKPIRNFSCQKKTPSPQSTETEGCKKEEQ; this is translated from the exons CTCGGATACACCCGAATACCACTGCAAGTTATCGATCAACTCCACGCGTAACGGCACGGATGTGGAGCGCGCAAGCAGCTGGAGTGAACCTAATAGCTGTTCCCGTGACAAAGTGAACGGAAACGGGACAGAGACG TGGGATCTGGTGTGTGAAAATGCATGGAAGGTCCCTTTTTCCACCTCTTTGTACTTTGTAGGAGTCCTGATAGGATCCTTCATAAGTGGTCACCTCTCAGACAG ATTCGGCAGAAAGCCGGTGTTTTTTGTCACCATGTTCTTACAAGCAGCCATTGCGTTGATCCAGGCCACCTCCATCAGCTGGGTCATGTACTGTATTCTCAACTGTATGAGAGGAGCCAGCCATATGTCTAACTACACCTCATCAATTGTACTGG GCTCTGAGATGCTGAGCAAGTCTGCCCGGGTCAGCTACACTCTGCTGGGTCACAGTATGGGATATGGCCTCGGATACGCCTTGTTGCCGCTCCTTGCCTACTTCATACGAGGATGGAGGATGCTGCTGGTTGCTAGTGCCATTCCCAGCCTCCTATTTATTCCATCATGGTG GGTGATTCCTGAGTCTCCACGCTGGCTTTTGCAGAAGGGTCGGGTGGAGGAAGCTGAGCGTGTCATACGTAATGCTGCCAAACAGAACAGAGTCCCCGCCCCTGAGATCATATTCAGGACGGAAGAATGCTTGGAGCTAAtg caaaagaaagatgaaaaggAGCAGACATATACTTATATGGACCTGTTTCGCACCCCTAACATGAGGAATGTTACAATTCTAGGACTTTTCTTGTG GGTCTCTGTTGCCATGGTCTTCTACGGTCTCTCTCTCAATACAAGCAACCTGTATGGAAATGTTTACCTAAACTGCTTCCTCTCAGCACTCATCGACATTGGAGCATACTTTACCACGTGGCTGATGGTGAACCGTGCACCTCGTCCCACCGTCCTCTTTTCTGCTCTAATGTCTTGTGGCATCCTGCTCCTGGTCATCCAGCTGGTCCCTGAAG acATGCCTGTCATGTTCCAGGTGTTGGCCTTGGTGGGGAAGATGGGCATGTCTGGTGCTTACAGCTTCATTTATGTGATTTTCACTGAGCTGATGCCCACCGTGGTCAGGAACATGGGGTTCGGTATCTTCACCACTGCTGCAAACATTGGCACAATCATTAGTCCCTATGTGATCTACAGCG GTGTGCACAGCAAAATCCTACCATACATTATTTTTGGCACAATTAGCATTGTGGCTGCAGCTGTGAGCATCCTGCTTCCAGACACCAGGAACAACAAACTTCCAGACCATATCAGCCAAGCCAAACCCATCAGAAA ctTCAGCTGTCAGAAGAAAACTCCTTCACCCCAGTCAACTGAAACTGAAGGctgtaaaaaagaagaacaatag
- the map2k2b gene encoding dual specificity mitogen-activated protein kinase kinase 2b isoform X1 encodes MAPKKRPVPLNIAPAVDGLSTSINTEVSSEANLESLKKILAELDLDEQQKKRLEAFLTQKAKVGELRDDDFQRVCELGAGNGGVVNKECHKPSGIIMARKVHWYTIVINHTYTYAVFIFILKYRLCYGKVLHNQVIKLILMLVFSSLVKLIHLEIKPAIRNQIIRELQVLHECNSPYIVGFYGAFYSDGEISICMENMDGGSLDQVLKEARRIPEEILGKVSIAVLRGLAYLREKHQIMHRDVKPSNILVNSRGEIKLCDFGVSGQLIDSMANSFVGTRSYMSPERLQGTHYSVQSDVWSMGLSLVELSIGRFPIPPPDAKELEAIFGRAILDGSEGETLSTSPRPRAPGRTVSGHGPAMAIFELLDYIVNEPPPKLPHGVFTSDFQDFVTKCLIKNPADRADLKMLMNHTFIKRSEVEEVDFAGWLCKTIGLNQPKTPTRAAE; translated from the exons ATGGCTCCTAAAAAGAGACCAGTGCCCTTAAACATAGCTCCTGCTGTCGATGGGTTATCCACCTCCATCAACACTGAAGTCTCATCTGA GGCCAATCTAGAATCCCTTAAAAAGATATTGGCCGAGCTGGATCTGGATGAACAACAGAAGAAAAGGTTAGAGGCTTTTCTCACACAGAAGGCCAAGGTGGGTGAGTTGAGAGATGATGACTTCCAGCGTGTCTGTGAGCTTGGTGCTGGCAACGGAGGAGTTGTCAATAAGGAATGCCACAAACCTTCAGGAATAATCATGGCTAGAAAGGTACACTGGTATACTATTGTAATTAatcatacatatacatatgcaGTATTCATATTTATACTTAAATATAGATTATGTTATGGTAAAGTACTACACAACCAGGTAATAAAATTGATCCTGATGTTAGTATTTTCTTCCCTTGTTAAGCTAATTCATCTTGAAATCAAACCGGCTATCAGAAACCAGATCATCCGAGAACTTCAGGTGCTGCACGAGTGTAACTCTCCCTACATTGTGGGCTTTTATGGAGCTTTTTACAGCGATGGAGAGATCAGTATCTGCATGGAAAACATG GATGGTGGATCTCTAGACCAGGTGTTGAAAGAAGCAAGGAGGATCCCTGAAGAGattctggggaaagttagcattgct GTGTTGAGAGGCCTTGCCTacctgagagaaaaacaccaaatcATGCACAGAG ATGTGAAGCCTTCCAACATTTTGGTGAACTCGCGTGGGGAGATAAAGCTTTGTGATTTCGGTGTAAGCGGGCAGCTCATAGACTCGATGGCCAATTCCTTTGTTGGGACAAGATCCTACATGTCG CCGGAGAGATTGCAGGGAACCCACTACTCGGTGCAGTCAGATGTGTGGAGTATGGGGCTGTCTCTTGTAGAGCTGTCAATTGGACGCTTCCCCATCCCTCCTCCAGATGCTAAAGAACTGGAGGCCATATTTGGACGTGCCATTCTGGATGGTAGTGAGGGGGAGACACTTAGCACCTCACCCAGACCCAGAGCACCTGGTCGAACTGTCAGCG gccATGGTCCTGCAATGGCCATCTTTGAGCTTCTAGACTACATAGTAAATGAG cCCCCTCCAAAATTGCCACATGGAGTCTTCACCTCTGATTTTCAGGACTTTGTGACAAAATG TCTCATCAAAAATCCAGCAGACAGGGCGGACTTGAAAATGTTGATG AACCACACGTTTATCAAACGGTCCGAGGTGGAAGAGGTAGACTTTGCTGGCTGGCTCTGTAAAACCATCGGTCTGAACCAACCGAAAACTCCCACTCGCGCTGCGGAATGA
- the map2k2b gene encoding dual specificity mitogen-activated protein kinase kinase 2b isoform X2 — translation MAPKKRPVPLNIAPAVDGLSTSINTEVSSEANLESLKKILAELDLDEQQKKRLEAFLTQKAKVGELRDDDFQRVCELGAGNGGVVNKECHKPSGIIMARKLIHLEIKPAIRNQIIRELQVLHECNSPYIVGFYGAFYSDGEISICMENMDGGSLDQVLKEARRIPEEILGKVSIAVLRGLAYLREKHQIMHRDVKPSNILVNSRGEIKLCDFGVSGQLIDSMANSFVGTRSYMSPERLQGTHYSVQSDVWSMGLSLVELSIGRFPIPPPDAKELEAIFGRAILDGSEGETLSTSPRPRAPGRTVSGHGPAMAIFELLDYIVNEPPPKLPHGVFTSDFQDFVTKCLIKNPADRADLKMLMNHTFIKRSEVEEVDFAGWLCKTIGLNQPKTPTRAAE, via the exons ATGGCTCCTAAAAAGAGACCAGTGCCCTTAAACATAGCTCCTGCTGTCGATGGGTTATCCACCTCCATCAACACTGAAGTCTCATCTGA GGCCAATCTAGAATCCCTTAAAAAGATATTGGCCGAGCTGGATCTGGATGAACAACAGAAGAAAAGGTTAGAGGCTTTTCTCACACAGAAGGCCAAGGTGGGTGAGTTGAGAGATGATGACTTCCAGCGTGTCTGTGAGCTTGGTGCTGGCAACGGAGGAGTTGTCAATAAGGAATGCCACAAACCTTCAGGAATAATCATGGCTAGAAAG CTAATTCATCTTGAAATCAAACCGGCTATCAGAAACCAGATCATCCGAGAACTTCAGGTGCTGCACGAGTGTAACTCTCCCTACATTGTGGGCTTTTATGGAGCTTTTTACAGCGATGGAGAGATCAGTATCTGCATGGAAAACATG GATGGTGGATCTCTAGACCAGGTGTTGAAAGAAGCAAGGAGGATCCCTGAAGAGattctggggaaagttagcattgct GTGTTGAGAGGCCTTGCCTacctgagagaaaaacaccaaatcATGCACAGAG ATGTGAAGCCTTCCAACATTTTGGTGAACTCGCGTGGGGAGATAAAGCTTTGTGATTTCGGTGTAAGCGGGCAGCTCATAGACTCGATGGCCAATTCCTTTGTTGGGACAAGATCCTACATGTCG CCGGAGAGATTGCAGGGAACCCACTACTCGGTGCAGTCAGATGTGTGGAGTATGGGGCTGTCTCTTGTAGAGCTGTCAATTGGACGCTTCCCCATCCCTCCTCCAGATGCTAAAGAACTGGAGGCCATATTTGGACGTGCCATTCTGGATGGTAGTGAGGGGGAGACACTTAGCACCTCACCCAGACCCAGAGCACCTGGTCGAACTGTCAGCG gccATGGTCCTGCAATGGCCATCTTTGAGCTTCTAGACTACATAGTAAATGAG cCCCCTCCAAAATTGCCACATGGAGTCTTCACCTCTGATTTTCAGGACTTTGTGACAAAATG TCTCATCAAAAATCCAGCAGACAGGGCGGACTTGAAAATGTTGATG AACCACACGTTTATCAAACGGTCCGAGGTGGAAGAGGTAGACTTTGCTGGCTGGCTCTGTAAAACCATCGGTCTGAACCAACCGAAAACTCCCACTCGCGCTGCGGAATGA